A single Cupriavidus sp. D39 DNA region contains:
- a CDS encoding DUF4149 domain-containing protein, with protein MFSSSYSSLPPLPHRIFLLLTVVWAGSLWTVGYMVAPTLFSVLPSRETAGLIAGQLFRTEAILGVVVGVLQLALCNLMIRRGAGRYRGLRWLVLGMLLCVLAGYFGIQPFMENLKEKATALGVGVSESPYKGQFGMLHGVSSVFYLVHSLLALVTVWRAAAPRSAGE; from the coding sequence GTGTTCTCCTCCTCTTATTCGAGCCTGCCGCCGCTGCCGCATCGGATCTTCCTCCTGCTGACCGTGGTCTGGGCCGGCAGCCTGTGGACAGTGGGCTACATGGTGGCCCCGACGCTGTTTTCCGTGCTGCCCAGCCGCGAGACGGCAGGCTTGATCGCCGGGCAGCTGTTCCGGACCGAGGCGATCCTCGGCGTGGTGGTCGGCGTGCTGCAGCTTGCGCTGTGCAACCTGATGATCCGCCGGGGCGCGGGACGCTATCGCGGCCTGCGCTGGCTCGTGCTGGGCATGCTGCTGTGCGTGCTGGCGGGGTACTTCGGCATCCAGCCCTTCATGGAGAACCTGAAGGAGAAGGCGACGGCGCTTGGCGTGGGCGTGTCCGAATCGCCCTATAAGGGGCAGTTCGGCATGCTGCATGGGGTGTCCAGCGTGTTCTACCTGGTGCACAGCCTGCTGGCGCTGGTCACGGTGTGGCGCGCAGCGGCGCCGCGCTCGGCTGGCGAGTAA
- the glmM gene encoding phosphoglucosamine mutase, translated as MTRKYFGTDGIRGRVGEAPITPDFVMRLGYAAGMVLAHGAKQQDQARPTVLIGKDTRISGYMLEAALEAGFTSAGVNVLLTGPLPTPGVAYLTRALRLSAGVVISASHNPYYDNGIKFFSADGDKLPDAVEMAIEEALEEPMVCVRSDDLGRARRIEDAAGRYIEFCKSTFPYEQDLHKLKLVVDCAHGAAYHIAPHVFHELGADVISIGNQPDGRNINAGYGATAPEKLIEAVKANGADLGLAFDGDADRLQVVDRDGRLFNGDELLYLIVQDRLQAGQAVEGAVGTLMTNMAVELALKRQGVEFVRAKVGDRYVLEELNKRKWTLGGEGSGHLLCLDRHTTGDGIVSALQVLAALRRSGKSLSQLLEGVSLFPQTLINVRVEKGFDWQSHAGLSAARAVIEPQLEGRGRVLIRASGTEPVVRVMVEAEKVETAEQAAQTLADALRA; from the coding sequence ATGACACGCAAGTATTTCGGCACGGATGGGATTCGCGGCAGGGTTGGCGAGGCGCCGATCACGCCCGACTTCGTGATGCGCCTGGGCTACGCGGCGGGCATGGTGCTCGCCCATGGGGCGAAGCAGCAGGACCAGGCACGTCCGACCGTGCTGATCGGCAAGGACACGCGCATTTCCGGCTATATGCTGGAGGCCGCGCTGGAGGCCGGCTTTACCTCGGCAGGCGTCAACGTGCTGCTGACCGGGCCGCTGCCGACGCCGGGCGTGGCCTACCTCACGCGCGCGCTGCGCTTGTCGGCAGGCGTGGTGATCTCCGCCAGCCACAACCCGTACTACGACAACGGCATCAAGTTCTTCTCCGCCGATGGCGACAAGTTGCCGGACGCCGTGGAAATGGCGATCGAAGAGGCGCTGGAAGAGCCGATGGTCTGCGTGCGCTCGGACGATCTCGGCCGAGCGCGCCGCATCGAGGATGCCGCTGGCCGCTACATCGAATTCTGCAAGAGCACGTTCCCCTACGAGCAGGACCTGCATAAGCTCAAGCTGGTGGTGGACTGCGCGCACGGCGCCGCGTACCACATCGCGCCGCACGTCTTCCATGAACTCGGTGCCGACGTGATCTCGATCGGCAACCAGCCGGACGGCCGCAACATCAATGCCGGCTATGGCGCGACGGCCCCGGAAAAACTGATCGAAGCGGTCAAGGCCAATGGCGCCGATCTTGGCCTGGCTTTCGACGGCGACGCGGACCGCCTGCAGGTGGTGGACCGCGACGGACGCCTGTTCAACGGCGATGAGCTGCTGTACCTGATCGTCCAGGACCGCCTGCAGGCGGGCCAGGCCGTGGAAGGCGCGGTGGGCACGCTGATGACCAATATGGCGGTAGAGCTCGCGCTCAAGCGCCAGGGCGTGGAGTTCGTGCGCGCCAAGGTGGGCGACCGCTATGTGCTGGAAGAGCTGAACAAGCGCAAGTGGACGCTGGGCGGCGAAGGCTCGGGCCATCTGCTCTGCCTGGATCGCCACACCACCGGCGACGGCATCGTCTCCGCGTTGCAGGTGCTGGCCGCACTGCGCCGCAGCGGCAAGAGCCTGTCGCAACTGCTGGAAGGCGTTTCGCTGTTCCCGCAGACGCTGATCAACGTGCGCGTGGAGAAGGGCTTCGACTGGCAGTCGCATGCGGGCCTGAGCGCGGCGCGCGCCGTGATCGAACCGCAGCTCGAGGGCCGGGGCCGGGTATTGATCCGCGCCTCGGGGACCGAGCCGGTGGTGCGCGTGATGGTCGAAGCCGAGAAGGTCGAGACCGCGGAGCAGGCAGCGCAGACCCTGGCGGACGCCTTGCGGGCCTGA
- the greA gene encoding transcription elongation factor GreA: MSTIPITRRGAELLKEELQRLKAVERPAVINAISEARAQGDLSENAEYDAAKEKQAFIEGRIIEVESKLSAAQVIDPTQLDTDGRIVFGATVDLEDLESGKPVSYQIVGDDEADLDSGKISVSSPIARALIGKFEGDVAIVLAPGGEREYEVITVRYV; encoded by the coding sequence ATGAGCACGATTCCGATTACCAGGCGCGGCGCAGAGCTGCTCAAAGAGGAACTGCAGCGCCTGAAGGCCGTCGAACGTCCCGCGGTGATCAACGCCATTTCCGAAGCACGTGCGCAAGGCGACCTCTCCGAGAACGCTGAGTACGACGCCGCCAAGGAAAAGCAGGCCTTTATCGAAGGCCGGATCATCGAAGTGGAGTCCAAGCTGTCGGCGGCCCAGGTCATCGACCCGACCCAGCTCGATACCGACGGCCGCATAGTGTTTGGCGCCACCGTCGACCTCGAAGACCTGGAATCGGGCAAGCCCGTGAGCTACCAGATCGTCGGCGACGACGAGGCCGACCTGGACAGCGGCAAGATTTCCGTCAGCTCGCCGATCGCGCGTGCGCTGATCGGCAAGTTCGAGGGCGATGTGGCGATCGTGCTGGCCCCTGGCGGCGAGCGCGAGTACGAAGTCATCACGGTTCGCTACGTCTAA
- the folP gene encoding dihydropteroate synthase: MGILNVTPDSFSDGGQHAGRDAALRHAERMIAEGVDIIDIGGESSRPGSAALPLDEELARVLPMVEALRDCGRPLSIDTYKPEVMRAALAAGADLINDIWGFRMPGAIKAVSEAQAGQAGLCVMHMQRDPQTMQEQPQYEDVVREVAGFLRERVDVLRAAGVSDSRITLDPGFGFGKTPDHNLHLLGQLPRLAVDGLPLLVGLSRKSTLGAILGGRPPQQRVAASLAAAVCAAERGAYIVRVHDVEQTVDALKTWWAIRHETIAS, translated from the coding sequence ATGGGCATCCTGAACGTCACCCCCGATTCATTTTCCGATGGCGGCCAGCACGCTGGGCGCGATGCCGCCTTGCGCCATGCCGAGCGCATGATTGCCGAAGGCGTGGACATCATCGATATCGGCGGCGAGTCGAGCCGGCCGGGTTCGGCGGCATTGCCGCTGGACGAGGAACTGGCGCGCGTGCTGCCGATGGTCGAGGCGCTGCGCGACTGCGGCCGGCCGCTGTCCATCGATACCTACAAGCCGGAAGTCATGCGCGCGGCGCTGGCCGCCGGAGCGGACCTGATCAATGACATCTGGGGCTTTCGCATGCCCGGCGCCATCAAGGCGGTGAGCGAGGCGCAGGCGGGGCAGGCCGGACTGTGCGTGATGCATATGCAGCGCGATCCGCAGACCATGCAGGAGCAGCCCCAGTATGAGGATGTGGTGCGCGAGGTGGCTGGCTTCCTGCGCGAGCGGGTGGACGTGCTGCGCGCCGCCGGCGTGAGCGACAGCCGCATCACCCTCGATCCGGGCTTTGGCTTTGGCAAGACGCCGGATCATAATCTGCACCTGCTGGGCCAGCTGCCGCGACTGGCGGTGGATGGCCTGCCCTTGCTGGTGGGCTTGTCGCGCAAGTCGACGCTCGGCGCCATCCTGGGCGGCCGGCCGCCGCAGCAGCGGGTCGCCGCCAGCCTGGCAGCGGCGGTTTGCGCCGCGGAGCGGGGCGCGTACATCGTGCGTGTGCATGATGTGGAACAAACTGTGGATGCGCTCAAGACCTGGTGGGCCATCCGTCATGAAACAATCGCCAGTTAA
- the leuE gene encoding leucine efflux protein LeuE codes for MNAFMHTALGITDFWTFVLGTIFIVLLPGPNSMYVLSVAAQRGVREGYKGACGVFLGDAILMVLSAAGVASLLKASPALFYVVKYIGAAYLGWIGFQMLRGAVRAWTSRGSDGGAVAAQAQAPVDRAVSPFRKALVVSLLNPKAILFFISFFIQFVDPQFGYPALSFVALGLVCQLCSFAYLTAIIFVGARLAEAFRRRRRLSAGMASGVGAMFIGFGAKLATATLN; via the coding sequence ATGAACGCCTTCATGCATACCGCGCTGGGCATTACCGATTTCTGGACCTTTGTGCTCGGCACGATTTTCATCGTGCTGCTGCCGGGGCCGAACTCGATGTATGTGCTATCGGTGGCCGCGCAGCGCGGCGTGCGCGAGGGCTACAAGGGGGCCTGCGGGGTGTTCCTGGGGGACGCCATCCTGATGGTGCTGTCGGCGGCGGGGGTGGCCTCGCTGCTCAAGGCCAGCCCGGCCTTGTTCTACGTGGTGAAGTACATCGGTGCCGCTTATCTGGGCTGGATCGGTTTCCAGATGCTGCGCGGTGCCGTGCGCGCCTGGACGAGCCGTGGCAGCGATGGCGGGGCGGTGGCGGCGCAGGCGCAGGCGCCCGTGGACCGCGCCGTCAGCCCATTCCGTAAGGCGCTGGTGGTGAGCCTGCTCAACCCCAAGGCCATCCTGTTCTTCATCTCCTTCTTCATCCAGTTCGTCGATCCGCAGTTCGGCTATCCGGCGCTGTCGTTTGTCGCGCTGGGGCTGGTGTGCCAGTTGTGCAGTTTCGCCTACCTGACCGCGATCATCTTCGTGGGCGCCAGGCTGGCCGAAGCGTTTCGCCGCCGACGACGCCTGTCGGCGGGCATGGCGAGCGGGGTAGGCGCCATGTTCATCGGCTTCGGCGCCAAGCTGGCGACGGCCACCCTGAACTGA
- the pstS gene encoding phosphate ABC transporter substrate-binding protein PstS: MKLVKTAVAGIVSLVVAGTAFAAEITGAGASFPAPVYSKWADAYQKATGNKVNYQSIGSSGGIKQIGAKTVDFGASDAPLKDEELAKQGLVQFPTVIGGVVPVINLQGIKPGELTITGELLANIYLGKIKKWDDPAIKALNPHAKLPSQDILPVRRADGSGTTFIFTNYLSKVSTDWKSSVGEGTTVNWPGGGTGGKGNEGVAAFVQRLNGAIGYVEYAYAKQNKMTHLNMKNAAGAVVQPGDDGFKAAAAGADWSKTYYQILTNEPGKTAWPIAGATFILVHKNQEKAAQGAEVLKFFDWAYKSGGNMASELDYVPLPDAVVNQIRATWKNSVKDGSGKALYN, encoded by the coding sequence ATGAAGCTGGTCAAGACTGCCGTTGCAGGCATCGTGTCGTTGGTGGTAGCGGGCACTGCGTTCGCGGCGGAAATTACCGGTGCTGGCGCATCTTTCCCGGCGCCCGTGTATTCCAAATGGGCCGATGCATACCAGAAAGCAACGGGTAACAAGGTCAACTATCAATCCATCGGCTCTTCCGGCGGCATCAAGCAGATTGGCGCCAAGACCGTCGACTTCGGCGCCTCCGACGCGCCCCTGAAGGACGAAGAGCTGGCCAAGCAAGGCCTGGTGCAGTTCCCCACGGTGATCGGCGGCGTGGTGCCGGTGATCAACCTGCAAGGCATCAAGCCGGGCGAACTGACCATCACCGGCGAATTGCTGGCGAACATCTACCTGGGCAAGATCAAGAAGTGGGACGATCCCGCCATCAAGGCACTGAACCCGCACGCCAAGCTGCCGAGCCAGGACATCCTGCCGGTGCGCCGCGCCGACGGTTCGGGCACCACCTTCATCTTCACCAACTACCTGTCCAAGGTCAGCACGGACTGGAAGAGCTCGGTTGGCGAGGGCACCACGGTCAACTGGCCGGGCGGTGGCACTGGCGGCAAGGGTAACGAAGGCGTGGCCGCTTTCGTGCAACGCTTGAACGGCGCCATCGGCTACGTCGAGTACGCCTACGCCAAGCAGAACAAGATGACCCACCTGAACATGAAGAACGCCGCGGGCGCAGTGGTTCAGCCTGGTGACGACGGCTTCAAGGCAGCAGCAGCAGGCGCCGACTGGAGCAAGACCTACTACCAGATCCTGACCAACGAACCGGGCAAGACGGCATGGCCGATCGCCGGCGCGACCTTCATCCTGGTGCACAAGAACCAGGAAAAGGCAGCGCAGGGCGCCGAAGTGCTGAAGTTCTTCGACTGGGCGTACAAGAGCGGCGGCAACATGGCCAGCGAACTTGACTACGTACCGCTGCCGGACGCCGTGGTGAACCAGATCCGCGCGACCTGGAAGAACT
- the ftsH gene encoding ATP-dependent zinc metalloprotease FtsH, with protein MNNNLFQKAAIWLVIALVLFTVFKQFDKPRAQEGVTYSQFMDDAKAGKVGRVDVQGRNLVVTPKEGQKYTIISPGDIWMVGDLMKFGVQVTGKADDEPNMLVQALYYLGPTLLIIVFWFYMMRQMQGGGKGGAFSFGKSRARLIDENQNAVTFQDVAGCDESKEEVIELVDFLKDPQKFQKLGGRIPRGVLLVGPPGTGKTLLARAIAGEAKVPFFSISGSDFVEMFVGVGAARVRDMFENAKKQAPCIVFIDEIDAVGRHRGAGMGGGNDEREQTLNQMLVEMDGFEANSGVIVIAATNRSDVLDKALLRPGRFDRQVYVGLPDIRGREQILKVHMRKVPIGNDVDASVIARGTPGFSGADLANLVNEAALFAARRSKRVVDMQDFEDAKDKIYMGPERKSTVMREEERRATAYHESGHAVVAKLLPKADPVHKVTIMPRGWALGVTWQLPEHDKYSKYKDNMLDEIAILFGGRAAEEVFLNAMSTGASNDFERATKTARDMVTRFGMSDTLGTMVYVDTEQDGMFGKMSSKTVSEATQVKVDAEIRRIVDEQYGLAKRLLEENRDKVEAMTAALMEWETIDADQVNDIMAGKPPRPPRGASSQNGGGNTPSGGSPVAPTNAPATA; from the coding sequence TTGAATAACAACCTGTTTCAAAAGGCGGCAATCTGGCTCGTGATCGCGCTGGTGTTGTTTACCGTCTTCAAGCAGTTCGACAAGCCCCGCGCGCAGGAAGGCGTCACCTATTCGCAGTTCATGGATGATGCCAAGGCCGGCAAGGTGGGCCGGGTTGACGTGCAAGGCCGCAATCTGGTGGTGACGCCCAAGGAAGGGCAGAAGTACACCATCATCTCGCCGGGCGACATCTGGATGGTTGGCGACCTGATGAAGTTCGGCGTCCAGGTTACCGGCAAGGCGGACGACGAGCCCAACATGCTGGTGCAGGCCCTGTATTACCTCGGGCCGACCCTGCTGATCATCGTGTTCTGGTTCTACATGATGCGGCAGATGCAGGGTGGCGGGAAAGGCGGTGCCTTCTCCTTCGGCAAGTCGCGCGCGCGCCTGATCGATGAAAACCAGAACGCGGTCACTTTCCAGGACGTCGCCGGTTGCGATGAATCCAAGGAAGAAGTGATCGAACTGGTGGACTTCCTCAAGGATCCGCAGAAATTCCAGAAGCTGGGCGGCCGTATCCCGCGCGGCGTGCTGCTGGTCGGCCCTCCGGGTACCGGCAAGACGCTGCTGGCACGCGCCATCGCCGGCGAAGCCAAGGTGCCGTTCTTCAGCATTTCCGGCTCGGACTTCGTTGAAATGTTCGTCGGCGTGGGCGCGGCCCGTGTCCGCGACATGTTCGAGAATGCCAAGAAGCAGGCACCCTGCATCGTCTTCATCGACGAAATCGATGCGGTCGGCCGTCACCGCGGCGCCGGCATGGGCGGCGGCAACGACGAGCGCGAGCAGACCCTGAACCAGATGCTGGTCGAGATGGACGGCTTCGAGGCCAACTCGGGCGTGATCGTGATCGCTGCCACCAACCGTTCGGACGTACTGGACAAGGCGCTGCTGCGCCCGGGCCGTTTCGACCGCCAGGTGTATGTCGGCCTGCCCGATATCCGCGGCCGCGAGCAGATCCTCAAGGTCCATATGCGCAAGGTGCCGATCGGCAACGACGTCGACGCCTCGGTGATCGCACGCGGCACCCCGGGCTTCTCCGGCGCCGACCTGGCCAACCTGGTCAACGAAGCCGCACTGTTTGCCGCCCGCCGCAGCAAGCGCGTGGTCGACATGCAGGACTTCGAGGACGCCAAGGACAAGATCTACATGGGCCCGGAACGCAAGTCCACGGTCATGCGCGAGGAAGAACGCCGCGCAACCGCGTACCACGAGTCCGGCCATGCGGTGGTGGCCAAGCTGCTGCCCAAGGCGGATCCGGTGCACAAGGTCACCATCATGCCGCGTGGCTGGGCACTGGGCGTGACCTGGCAGCTGCCGGAGCACGACAAGTACTCGAAGTACAAGGACAACATGCTCGACGAGATCGCCATCCTGTTTGGCGGCCGCGCGGCGGAAGAGGTCTTCCTCAACGCCATGAGCACCGGTGCTTCCAATGACTTCGAGCGCGCCACCAAGACGGCTCGCGACATGGTTACCCGTTTCGGCATGAGCGACACGCTGGGCACCATGGTGTACGTGGATACCGAGCAGGATGGCATGTTCGGCAAGATGTCGTCCAAGACGGTGTCGGAAGCCACCCAGGTCAAGGTCGACGCGGAAATCCGCCGCATCGTCGACGAGCAATATGGCCTGGCCAAGCGCCTGCTCGAAGAAAATCGCGACAAGGTCGAAGCCATGACCGCGGCCCTCATGGAATGGGAAACCATCGATGCGGACCAGGTCAACGACATCATGGCGGGCAAGCCGCCGCGGCCGCCGCGTGGCGCGTCCAGCCAGAACGGTGGTGGCAACACCCCGTCGGGCGGCTCGCCGGTGGCCCCGACCAACGCTCCGGCCACGGCCTGA
- a CDS encoding YhbY family RNA-binding protein, whose protein sequence is MPALQLIPAQRSELRSRAHGLNPVVMIGGEGLTRPVLAEIDRSLASHDLIKIRVFGDDRESRIAMYETICEDLDAAPIQHIGKLLVVWRPGPAVLKENRPQELGRLAPRGGAAPRTVTVKKPSAAPNRRPKRSQVTVLGNERVTAGGNVKRARVRPTSQKKKALD, encoded by the coding sequence ATGCCTGCTCTTCAACTTATTCCCGCCCAGCGATCAGAACTCCGCTCCCGTGCCCACGGCCTCAATCCGGTCGTGATGATCGGTGGCGAAGGCCTGACGCGCCCCGTCCTGGCTGAAATCGACCGTAGTCTGGCGTCGCATGACCTGATCAAGATCCGCGTCTTCGGCGACGACCGCGAAAGCCGTATCGCCATGTACGAAACCATTTGCGAAGATCTGGACGCCGCTCCGATCCAGCATATCGGCAAGCTGCTGGTGGTATGGCGTCCCGGCCCGGCCGTCCTGAAGGAAAACCGTCCGCAGGAACTGGGCCGCCTGGCTCCGCGCGGCGGCGCCGCGCCGCGCACCGTGACCGTCAAGAAGCCGAGCGCCGCGCCCAATCGCCGCCCCAAACGCTCGCAAGTGACGGTCCTGGGCAATGAACGCGTCACCGCTGGCGGCAACGTCAAGCGCGCGCGCGTGCGCCCGACCAGCCAGAAGAAGAAAGCGCTCGACTAA
- a CDS encoding RlmE family RNA methyltransferase, with amino-acid sequence MAKNKFNQAWLHDHINDPYVKMAQREGYRARAAYKLKEIDEQDKLIRPGQVIVDLGAAPGSWSQYARNKLAASPRAKDGGIDGAVIAIDLLPMEAVADVTFIQGDFREEDVFRQLEEIVLQASGGAKIDLVLSDMAPNLSGVAFADAARIDYLCDLALEFAQAHLKPEGSLLVKCFHGSGYSQIVEKFKRQFKVVAKRKPKASRDKSSETFILGRFLKSAG; translated from the coding sequence ATGGCCAAGAACAAATTCAATCAGGCGTGGTTGCACGACCATATCAACGATCCCTACGTCAAAATGGCGCAGCGCGAGGGCTACCGCGCCCGCGCAGCGTATAAGCTGAAGGAGATCGACGAGCAGGACAAGCTGATCCGCCCCGGCCAGGTCATTGTCGACCTTGGCGCGGCCCCCGGCAGCTGGAGCCAGTACGCCCGCAACAAGCTGGCGGCTTCCCCGCGCGCCAAGGACGGCGGCATCGACGGCGCGGTGATTGCCATTGACCTGCTGCCGATGGAGGCCGTCGCCGACGTCACATTTATCCAGGGTGACTTCCGCGAGGAGGATGTATTCCGTCAGTTGGAGGAAATCGTGCTACAAGCGTCCGGCGGCGCAAAGATCGATCTTGTTTTGTCGGACATGGCCCCCAACTTGTCCGGTGTGGCCTTTGCCGATGCGGCCCGTATCGATTACTTATGTGACCTGGCGCTGGAATTTGCCCAGGCGCATCTGAAGCCGGAGGGCTCATTGCTGGTAAAGTGTTTCCATGGCAGTGGTTACAGCCAGATCGTGGAGAAGTTCAAACGCCAGTTCAAGGTAGTCGCCAAACGCAAGCCCAAGGCGTCACGCGACAAGTCTTCCGAGACCTTCATTCTTGGGCGTTTCCTCAAGTCGGCGGGGTGA